The nucleotide sequence acatattttttttgatttatcCTACTTGTCACAAGCATATGTATTTTACAAATTATCACAAACCCAAGTTATTAATTTGGCTAAATTTAGATCTGTTCTTCAATATAACAGAACGTCTTTTTTCCTTAAGACTAAAATAAAGGACTATTTTAGAACACTAGGAATATTTCATTCTGAATTAAAACATAAGAAACTTCAGAGTTATAGAATCAATCAATGGAAAAACTGGTTAAGACAGCATTATCAATACGATTTATCTCAGATTAGATGGTCTAGATTAATGCCACAAAAATGGCGAAATAGGGTTAATCAAAGTTGTATGgctcaaaatcaaaatcgaaaTTTAAACAAATGGAATTCATATGAAAACGACCAATTAattcattacaaaaaagaaaatgattctGAACTCTATTCATTATCAAACCAAAAAGATAAGTTTCAAAATGTTATAGATATGATCTTTTATCATATAAATCgattaattatgaaaataaaagtGAGTCATTTATTTCTAGATTACCCTTTCAAGTAAATAAGAACCTCGAAATTTCTTATAATTCAAACacgtccaaacacaactttttTGATATGTCCGGCAATCTTGATATCAATAATTATCTAAGAAAAGGCAATAttctatatatagaaagaaatctcgatagaaaatattttgattGGAAAATTATCCATTTTTCTCTTAGACAAAAAGAAGATATTGAGGCCTGGGTTAAGATCGATACCAACAGTAATCCAAATACTAAAATTGGTATTAATAATTATCAAATAATTGAGAAAATCGATAAAAAAGGCCTTTTTTATCTTACAACTCATCAAAATTCagaaaacactcaaaaaaattcgaaaaaagtcttttttgattggatgggaatgaatgaaaaaatatttaaccGTCGCATATTCAATCTGGAATTTTGGTTCTTCCCAGAATTTATTTATACTTACTTtataatgtatataaaataaaacCGTGGATTATACCAAGCAAATTACTTCTTTTAAATTTGAATACAAACGAAAATCTTAGTCAAAATAAAAACATCaataaaaaccaaaaatcaaataaaaaaataaagaatcgAATTCAAGAAGCAAAAGAACCCGCAAGTCAAGGAGAAAGAGAGCGTGGATCAGATATAGAAAACAAAGTAAATCTGCGCCCTATTCTCTCAAAACATAAAAAGGATCTTGAAAAAGATTACGCGGAATCAGACACAAAGaagggtaaaaagaaaaaacaatacAAAAGCAACACGGAAGCAGAACTAGATTTATTCTTGAAACGTTATTTGCTTTTTCAATTGAGATGGAACGATGCTTTGAATCAAAGAATGCTCGATAATATCAAGGTATATTGTCTCCTGCTTCGACTGATAAATCCAAACCAAATTACTGTATCGTCAATTCAAAGGGGAGAAATGAGTTTGGATATAATGCTGATTCAGGCGAATTTAACTCTTACAGAATTGATGAAGAAGGGGATATTGATTATCGAACCTATTCGGTTGTCTGTAAAAAATAATGGACAATTTATTATGTATCAAACCATAGGTATTTCATTGGTTCATAAAAGTAAACACCAAATTAATCAAAGATACCGAGAACAAAGATATGTtgataaaaagaattttgatgAATTCATTCTGCAACCTCAAACTCAAAGAATAAATACagacaaaaatcattttgatttgCTTGTTCCTGAAAATATTTTATGGTCTAGACGTCGTAGAGAATTGAGAATTCGaagtttttttaattctttgaaTTGGAATGGCGTCGATAGAAATTCAGTATTTTGCAACGAAACCAATGTAAAAAACTGGAGTCAATTTTTGGATGAAAGGAAACCTCTttataaagagaaaaaagaattaattaaattgaagTTCTTTCTTTGGCCTAATTATCGATTAGAAGATTTAGCTTGTATGAATGAATCGTTATTGGTTTGATACCAATAATGGTAGCCGTTTCAGTATCTTAAGGATACATATGTATCCACGATTGAAAATTAATTGATAGTACTATATACCCTGTCTCGTATAGAGTATCTGAAAGCAAACAAATGCACACATGCCTTGTCTTACATCTCATTCGAATCTAATTCGAGTAGACGATACTAAATCAATAAGGTATCGATTAGATCTAGAAATGAATCAACAGAATCttcttcattttaggattttagGTTTAAATTATTCGCTTTTGTGAATGACAAAAATCTACCTACCACCTTTTTGGATTCCTATCTGaatcaaatttggaatttgattaatttattggAATTGATAAAATTAGGAGTTCATAAAGAAATTAAGTCTATATACCACGTTCAAATTACTGGCATTATTATTACTGATCGATAAAATTCGATAAAATCCATATCtgtaaaataaagaaaggggaaattcttttatggtaaaaaaattctcatttcagttatttttcaagaagaaaagagaggatCTGTTGAATTTCAAGTATTCAATTTCACCAATAAGATACGTAGACTTACTTCACATTTAGAATTGCACAAAAAAGACTATTTATCTCAGAgaggtttgaagaaaattttgggaaaacgtCAACGACTGCTAGCttatttggcaaaaaaaaatagagtacGTTATAAAGAATTAATTAATCAGTTGGACATTCGAGAGACAAAAACTcgttaattttattaatttgaagagtcatttcattttcacttatATGTTTCGATTAAATTTTGATGAACTTCTTTTCACTTTCAGCAATTCATGGAAGAATGAATCGGTAAAAAACTTATGACTGCACCAACTACAAGAAAAGACCTCATGATAGTCAATATGGGGCCTCAGCACCCATCAATGCACGGTGTTCTTCGACTCATCGTTACTCTAGATGGTGAAGATGTTGTCGACTGCGAACCAATATTGGGTTATTTACATAGAGGGATGGAGAAAATTGCGGAAAATCGAACAATTATACAATATTTGCCTTATGTAACACGTTGGGATTATTTAGCTACTATGTTCACAGAAGCAATAACCATAAATGGACCCGAACAATTAGGCAATATTCAAGTACCTAAAAGGGCTAGCTATATCAGAGTCATTATGTTGGAATTGAGTCGgatagcttctcatttgttaTGGCTCGGTCCTTTTATGGCGGATATTGGTGCGCAGACCCCTTTCTTCTATATTTTTCGAGAAAGAGAATTGATATATGACCTCTTCGAAGCTGCCACCGGTATGCGAATGATGCATAATTATTTTCGTATCGGAGGAGTGGCTGCCGATCTACCCTATGGCTGGATAGATAAATGTTTGGATTTTTGCGATTATTTTTTAACAGGGGTCGCTGAGTATCAAAAACTTATTACCCGGAATCCTATTTTTTTAGAACGAGTTGAAGGCGTAGGCATTATTGGGGGAGACGAAGCATTAAATTGGGGTTTATCGGGACCAATGCTACGAGCTTCCGGAATAGAATGGGATCTTCGTAAAGTTGATCATTATGAGTCTTACGACGAATTTGATTGGCAGGTTCAATGGCAACGAGAAGGGGATTCATTAGCTCGTTATTTAGTACGAATTGGTGAAATGACAGAATCCATAAAGATTATTCAACAGGCTCTGGAAGGAATTCCAGGAGGGCCTTACGAAAATTTAGAAATCCGACGTTTTGACAGATTAAAAGATCCTGAATGGAATGATTTTGAATATCGGTTTATTAGTAAAAAACCCTCTCCAACTTTTGAATTGTCGAAACAAGAACTTTATGTGAGAGTTGAAGCCCCAAAAGGAGAATTGGGAATTTTTCTCATAGGAGATCAGAGCGTTT is from Lycium ferocissimum isolate CSIRO_LF1 unplaced genomic scaffold, AGI_CSIRO_Lferr_CH_V1 ctg29734, whole genome shotgun sequence and encodes:
- the LOC132043868 gene encoding NAD(P)H-quinone oxidoreductase subunit H, chloroplastic, whose product is MTAPTTRKDLMIVNMGPQHPSMHGVLRLIVTLDGEDVVDCEPILGYLHRGMEKIAENRTIIQYLPYVTRWDYLATMFTEAITINGPEQLGNIQVPKRASYIRVIMLELSRIASHLLWLGPFMADIGAQTPFFYIFRERELIYDLFEAATGMRMMHNYFRIGGVAADLPYGWIDKCLDFCDYFLTGVAEYQKLITRNPIFLERVEGVGIIGGDEALNWGLSGPMLRASGIEWDLRKVDHYESYDEFDWQVQWQREGDSLARYLVRIGEMTESIKIIQQALEGIPGGPYENLEIRRFDRLKDPEWNDFEYRFISKKPSPTFELSKQELYVRVEAPKGELGIFLIGDQSVFPWRWKIRPPGFINLQILPQLVKRMKLADIMTILGSIDIIMGEVDR